The sequence below is a genomic window from Candidatus Micrarchaeia archaeon.
AAAAGAAATTGGACCGTTTGGGATGAATTAAGAAGAATGCAGGAAGAAATGGATAGGTTATTTGATTTAAATGTACAAAATGTACCTTTAATAACTAGTGGAAACAACCAATTAATGAATTATTCAGCACCATTAAGTGATGTAATTGAAAAAGAAAATGAAATAGTTTATATAATAGATATTCCTGGAGTAGAAAAAAAAGATATAG
It includes:
- a CDS encoding Hsp20/alpha crystallin family protein translates to MKRNWTVWDELRRMQEEMDRLFDLNVQNVPLITSGNNQLMNYSAPLSDVIEKENEIVYIIDIPGVEKKDIELEVIGNKLEIKTEKKEEIKREAEGYLRYERSYNGFRRSFILPEN